The Streptomyces sp. NBC_00440 genome contains a region encoding:
- a CDS encoding Zn-ribbon domain-containing OB-fold protein, whose amino-acid sequence MSAPSGAQQEAGLSYQRCRWCGTASFRRLLCPVCASSDMDAERSDGHGVVVRSTVVHRYTEVARNESVVRFPEGFVFRCRVVGAAPHLVWVGAHVRPVVGADGGGEPKAGEVVLELCDTGARTSNQ is encoded by the coding sequence ATGAGTGCCCCGTCGGGGGCGCAACAGGAAGCCGGGTTGTCGTATCAGCGCTGCCGCTGGTGCGGCACCGCTTCGTTCCGGAGGCTTCTGTGTCCGGTGTGCGCGTCCAGCGATATGGATGCGGAGCGCAGTGACGGCCACGGGGTAGTGGTGCGGTCCACCGTCGTGCACCGGTACACCGAGGTGGCACGCAACGAGTCCGTCGTCCGGTTCCCGGAGGGCTTCGTGTTCCGGTGCCGCGTCGTGGGCGCCGCACCGCACCTCGTGTGGGTGGGTGCCCACGTGCGTCCCGTCGTCGGTGCCGATGGCGGCGGGGAGCCGAAGGCCGGCGAGGTCGTCCTCGAACTCTGCGACACGGGTGCCCGCACCAGCAACCAGTAG